A section of the Rhodothermus profundi genome encodes:
- a CDS encoding carboxymuconolactone decarboxylase family protein — protein MEKAKDTTSCDRLAAFESYRARMNQRILAADHLGIKRFFHLDETAYCDGALDRKTKELLGLVASMVLRCNDCIDYHLINCVRLGFSDEELFDAMNVALIVGGSIVIPHLRHAVETLDLLRTRENPTE, from the coding sequence ATGGAAAAAGCAAAAGATACGACTAGCTGTGATCGGCTGGCTGCCTTTGAGTCCTATCGCGCTCGTATGAACCAGCGCATTTTAGCAGCCGACCATCTGGGCATTAAACGGTTCTTTCATCTGGATGAAACAGCCTATTGCGACGGCGCCCTGGATCGCAAGACCAAAGAACTGCTCGGGCTGGTGGCCTCTATGGTGTTGCGCTGCAATGATTGCATCGACTATCACCTGATTAACTGCGTACGGTTAGGCTTTTCGGATGAAGAACTATTTGACGCCATGAATGTGGCGCTGATCGTGGGAGGATCTATTGTGATTCCGCATTTGCGACATGCTGTGGAGACGCTCGACTTGCTGCGCACCCGTGAAAATCCGACGGAATAA